The Methylomonas rhizoryzae genome includes the window GCTACCCGGCCCGGGCGGACATTGTTCAGATAAATACCCATCAACACCGCAATCGGTATGGTTGCCGCTACAGTCGACGTCGCCCAGGGACTGTGTTTCATCGCATTGACCACCACCAGGCCGAGCACCGCGATCAGGATGATCATGATGGTCATCACCCCCAACATGGCCGCGCCGCCACCTATCGGCCCAAGTTCGTCCTTGGCCATTTGTCCCAGCGAGCGACCATCACGCCTGACCGAAAAAAACAAAGTGACGAAATCCTGCACACAGCCGCCCAATACTGCGCCTATCAATATCCACAGGGTGCCGGGCAAGTAACCGAATTGTGCGGCCAAGGTCGGGCCAATCAGCGGGCCGGGGCCGGCGATTGCGGCAAAATGGTGGCCGAATACCACCCATTTATGGGTCGGCATGAAATCGCGGCCGTCGTCGAAGCGTTCCGCCGGCGTGGCTCGGCCGGCATCCAGCACCAACACTTTCGCCGCGACGAACGCGCTGTAGAAGCGGTAACCTAAGGCATAGGTGCACACTGCGGCGGTAATGATCCACATACTGCTGATGGTTTCGCCGCGTTGCAGGGCGATGCCGCCTATGGCCGAGGCGCCGATTAGCGCGACGGCTAGCCATGCTAGCGTGGAAACCCAAGGCTTGTTGCCGGACATGTCAATTCCTATCGGTGGATGGGGCGTTTAATCGGGATGCGGCGCGCGCCAGTGCGAGCCCAGCAAACTTAATCTCTTTATATCTGTTGTTCGAGTTTATGCACGTACAAGGTCGCGCCTATCACCGCGGCTTGACCGATGAACAAATTGATCACCGGCAAGGTCAGCGCTAAGCCGGTTAGGCCGCCGAAGCTCAAGGCCCCCCAGCGCGATTGCCGCAGGAATTCCTTTTGTTCCGGAAACGTCAGGCCGCGGCTTTCCAGCGGATAGGCCATGAATTCCATGGCTATGCCCCAAGCGGCGAATATTGCCCACAGTACCGGCGCAATCAAATTGACTACCGGAATCACGGATAACAACAACAACGGCAAGGTACGCAGCAACAGGTAGCCTACCCGGCGCAGTTCGCCGACGAATACCTTGTCCCACGGAATTTCCGGCTGATCGTCGTAAGTTGCGCCAATGAGCTCCAGCGTTTTCGCAGCCAGCCGGCTGTAATACGGTGCAGCAATCAAGTTGGCGATCAAGGTGAAGGTGAAAAAACCGATGATCAAAAAAGACACGAAAAACAGCGGCCATAAGATCCAGTTCAGCCACGACAGCCAGGCCGGAATGAATTCGTGGATCAAAGCCGACACCGAATGGTAACCCAGCACGAATGCACCGCTGTACAAGAAGAAATTGATGAACAGCGGGATCAACAGGTATTTGCGCAAAGCCGGATGATTGAGCATTTTAGCGCCTTGCAGCAAACAGCTTATCGCCACTACCGGGTTGTTGCCGTAGTTTGGGCCTATCATATCTGCAAACTCCTGACCCCGTGTTTGCCGGGATCGATGACGGCGCCGCGTTCGGTGACGATAGCGCTGATTAGTTCGGCGGGGGTGACGTCGAATACCGGATTCCAGGCGCTGACCAAGGAATCGGCCTGCAAATAACAAGCGGGCAGCAATTCTTGCGCGCTACGCTGCTCGATTTCTATGCTGTCCCCGCTTTCCAAGCTGAAATCGAAGGTGGAAGACGGTGCGGCCACCATCATTTTGACGCCGTGCCGTTTGGCCAGCACGGCCAGCGAATAGGTACCTATCTTGTTGGCCACGTCGCCGTTGGCGGTAATGCGATCGGCGCCGACCACGATCCAGTCGATCTTGCCGGATTTCATCAACCAGGCGGCGGCGGAATCGGCGATCAAGGTGGCCGGAATGCCGTCTTGGGCCAGTTCCCACACGGTCAAACGCGCACCTTGCAGCCAGGGGCGGGTTTCTCCGGCGTACACTTGCTGCAACCGGCCGCGTCGATACGCGCTGCGAATCACGCCCAAGGCCGTGCCGTAACCGCCGGTCGCCAGGGCGCCGGCGTTGC containing:
- the cysZ gene encoding sulfate transporter CysZ translates to MIGPNYGNNPVVAISCLLQGAKMLNHPALRKYLLIPLFINFFLYSGAFVLGYHSVSALIHEFIPAWLSWLNWILWPLFFVSFLIIGFFTFTLIANLIAAPYYSRLAAKTLELIGATYDDQPEIPWDKVFVGELRRVGYLLLRTLPLLLLSVIPVVNLIAPVLWAIFAAWGIAMEFMAYPLESRGLTFPEQKEFLRQSRWGALSFGGLTGLALTLPVINLFIGQAAVIGATLYVHKLEQQI
- the mtnA gene encoding S-methyl-5-thioribose-1-phosphate isomerase, whose translation is MSDPQQLSVQALQWSGQSLKVLDQRVLPATITYDEYQDAAGVAEAISSMRVRGAPAIGIAAAYGVVLSAMRHYPADNWRDSVEQDIERLAASRPTAVNLFWALEKMRALLANPSAEPITTLTALAEQIHAEDLAANQAMGERGADILGDARAVLTHCNAGALATGGYGTALGVIRSAYRRGRLQQVYAGETRPWLQGARLTVWELAQDGIPATLIADSAAAWLMKSGKIDWIVVGADRITANGDVANKIGTYSLAVLAKRHGVKMMVAAPSSTFDFSLESGDSIEIEQRSAQELLPACYLQADSLVSAWNPVFDVTPAELISAIVTERGAVIDPGKHGVRSLQI